In the Sarcophilus harrisii chromosome 1, mSarHar1.11, whole genome shotgun sequence genome, one interval contains:
- the LOC116420696 gene encoding probable E3 ubiquitin-protein ligase TRIML1: MAAIELTENFSVDLTCSICLSYFTDPVVVDCGHSFCRKCLFRWFGESSTPEVCPECRTVISVGDILCNKNLQNLAITGKLLRFHLPQNIRNLTICDAHEKEETLFCEDDHRFLCWTCFLTTNHKEHKVLSLEGADGQCVEKLRAIWNILRKRKEKFQNDLKYEKLKELHYKVEGQTLKESVIAEYEKMYQLLLEEEQLHLQRLDKEARNNLTKFQKSKVRFSQKIYNCQMMILEMEENFERLPILKQKPQRTWNTLRRKKEQLQTELECEKEKEAQCILDYESMKQLVVSEYENKHQFFLEKEQLHLQRLTQEARGNLAKFEESQSRLSQKIQNLQVLMSEVEDNFEVPLIEFL, translated from the coding sequence ATGGCTGCCATCGAGTTGACTGAAAATTTCAGCGTGGATCTCACTTGCTCCATCTGCTTAAGCTATTTTACTGACCCAGTGGTTGTCGATTGTGGCCACAGCTTCTGCAGAAAGTGTCTTTTCAGGTGGTTTGGGGAATCCAGTACACCAGAAGTCTGCCCAGAGTGCAGGACAGTCATCTCAGTTGGAGACATTTTGTGCAATAAGAATCTACAGAATCTGGCTATCACTGGCAAGCTGCTTAGATTTCATTTACCACAGAACATCAGGAATCTGACCATCTGTGATGCACATGAAAAAGAAGAGACCCTGTTCTGTGAGGATGACCATAGGTTCTTGTGTTGGACTTGTTTTTTAACTACAAATCACAAGGAGCACAAAGTCCTTTCTTTGGAAGGTGCTGATGGCCAGTGTGTGGAAAAGCTCCGAGCTATAtggaatattttaaggaaaaggaaggaaaaatttcaaaatgatttgAAATATGAGAAATTGAAAGAGCTTCACTACAAGGTTGAGGGCCAGACTTTGAAAGAATCTGTTATAGCTGAATATGAGAAAATGTACCAGTTGTTATTAGAGGAAGAACAGCTACATCTGCAAAGACTGGACAAGGAAGCAAGGAACAACTTGACAAAGTTTCAGAAAAGTAAGGTCAGATTTTCCCAAAAGATCTACAATTGTCAAATGATGAtcttagaaatggaagagaattttGAGAGGCTGCCCATCCTCAAGCAGAAACCCCAGAGGACATGGAAtactttaaggagaaaaaaagaacaacttcAAACTGAATTggaatgtgagaaagaaaaagaagcacaaTGTATTTTGGACTATGAGTCTATGAAACAGTTGGTTGTGTCTGAATATGAGAACAAGCACCAGTTCTTCTTGGAAAAAGAACAGCTACATCTGCAAAGACTGACCCAGGAAGCAAGAGGAAACTTGGCAAAGTTTGAGGAGAGCCAGTCCAGATTGTCCCAAAAGATCCAGAATCTACAAGTGCTGATGTCAGAAGTGGAGGACAATTTCGAGGTACCTCTCATTGAATTTCTCTAA